CGACCGCGACAATTTCCTTTCTGCCGCCGAAGCGGCAGAATACGGTTTGATCGACAAGGTATTGACCCGCCGCGACGCGGCCTGATCGGAGAGCAACAGATGACCAAAGGCAGCCCGGAAAAACTGCTCTACTGCTCGTTCTGCGGCAAGAGTCAGCATGAAGTGAAGAAGCTCATCGCTGGGCCGTCCGTGTTCATCTGCGACGAATGTATTGCCCTGTGCAATGACATCATCCGCGACGAACTGCCGGAAGAAGCTGCCAAGGCCGGTCGCTCCGACCTGCCGACGCCGCGCGAGATCTGCTCGATTCTCGACCAGTATGTGATCGGTCAGGAGGTCGCCAAGCGCATCCTCGCCGTTGCCGTCTACAACCACTACAAGCGCCTGCGCCACACCGCCAAGAATGCCGGCGAAGTGGAACTGGCCAAGAGCAACATCCTGCTCGTCGGCCCCACCGGCTCGGGCAAGACCCTGCTCGCCCAGACCCTCGCCCGCCTCCTCAACGTACCTTTCGTGATGGCCGATGCAACGACCCTGACCGAAGCTGGCTATGTTGGCGAGGACGTCGAGAACATCATCCAGAAATTGCTGCAGAAGTGCGATTACGATGTCGAGAAGGCCCAGCAGGGCATCGTCTACATCGACGAAATCGACAAGATTTCGCGCAAGTCGGACAATCCGTCGATTACCCGCGATGTCTCCGGTGAAGGCGTCCAGCAGGCCCTGCTCAAGCTGATCGAAGGCACGGTTGCCTCGATCCCGCCGCAAGGCGGGCGCAAGCACCCGAACCAGGACTTTGTCCAGGTCGACACCACCAATATCCTGTTCGTTTGTGGCGGTGCCTTTGCTGGCCTCGAGAAGATCATTCTCAATCGCTCCGAGCGCGGCGGCATCGGCTTTGGTGCCGAGGTCAAGAGCAAGGAAGACAAGAAGGCTGTTGGTCAGGTCCTGCTCGATGCCGAGCCGGAAGACCTTATCAAGTTCGGCCTCATTCCCGAACTGATCGGTCGCCTGCCCGTCGTCGCCACGTTGCAGGAACTCGAAGAGCCGGCCCTGATCCAGATCCTGACAGAACCGAAAAACGCACTGATCAAGCAGTATCAGAAGCTGTTCAGCATGGAGGACGTCGAACTCGAAGTCCGCCCCGGCGCCCTGTCGGCCATTGCCAAGAAGGCATTGGCCCGCAAGACCGGCGCCCGCGGCCTGCGCTCGATCATCGAACATGCACTGCTCGACACGATGTACGAACTACCGGGCATGGAGAATGTCGAAAAGGTGGTCATTGACGAAAATATGATCACCGGCGACACCCCGCCCCTGCTCATTTACGCCGATCAGCCAAAGGTTTCCGGCTCCAACTGAGCCGGGTCTTGAATTGCGGTTCCCCGCCCCCATTTGAGGGGCACATACCTATTTCAAAGGCATCGTAATGTCGAACCCCAACACGCTCCCGGAAACCGTCGAACTGCCGCTGCTGCCGCTGCGCGACGTCGTCGTCTTCCCGCACATGGTCATCCCGCTCTTCGTCGGCCGCCCGAAGTCGATCAAGGCGCTCGAAATGGCCATGGAAGCCGGCAAGAATATCCTGCTCGTGGCCCAGAAGTCGGCCGCCAAGGATGAACCGGAACCGGAAGACCTCTATCGCATCGGCTGCATGGCCAACATCCTGCAGATGCTCAAACTGCCTGATGGCACCGTCAAGGTACTGGTCGAAGGCACTCAGCGCGCCCGCGTCGAAGCCATCGAGGTGCAATCCTCGGTGTTCATGGCGACCGCCGTGCCGATCGTCCAGCCGGGCGTTGAAGACCATGAAATCGAGGCGATGCGCCGCGCCGTGGTTGCCCAGTTCGACCAGTTCGTCAAACTGAACAAGAAGATACCGCCCGAGGTGCTGTCCTCCATCGCCGGCATCGAAGATGCTGGTCGTCTGGCCGACACCATCGCCGCCCACCTGCCGCTCAAGCTCGAGCAGAAGCAGGAAGTGCTCGAAATGGAAAGCATTCGCGACCGTATCGACCGCCTGCTCTCCCAGCTCGAAGCCGAAATTGACATCCTCCAGGTCGAAAAGCGCATCCGTGGCCGCGTCAAGCGCCAGATGGAAAAGAGCCAGCGCGAGTACTACCTCAACGAACAGGTCAAAGCCATCCAGAAGGAACTCGGTGAGGGCGAAGAAGGTGCCGACCTCGAGGAACTGGACAAGAAGATCAACGCCGCCGGCATGAGCAAGGAAGGCCTGGCGAAGGCCATGAGCGAGCTCAAGAAGCTGCGCCTGATGTCGCCGATGTCGGCCGAAGCCACCGTCGTGCGCAATTTCATCGAAACCCTGATCGGCCTGCCCTGGCGCAAGAAGACGCGGATCAGCAAGGATCTGCGCGAAGCCGAAAAAATTCTCGACAGCGACCACTATGGTCTGGAAAAGGTCAAGGAACGCATCGTCGAATATCTCGCCGTGCAACAGCGCGTGGACAAGGTCAAAGCGCCGATTCTCTGCCTGGTCGGCCCTCCCGGCGTCGGCAAGACCTCGCTCGGCCAGTCGATCGCCAAGGCAACCAACCGCAAGTTCGTCCGCATGGCGCTCGGCGGTGTGCGTGACGAAGCCGAAATCCGCGGCCATCGCCGTACCTACATCGGCTCAATGCCGGGCAAGATCCTGAGCAGCCTGACCAAGGTCGGCGTGCGCAACCCGCTCTTCCTGCTCGACGAAGTGGACAAGCTGGGCCAGGACTTCCGTGGCGACCCGTCGTCGGCCCTGCTTGAAGTACTCGACCCGGAACAGAACCATACCTTCCAGGATCACTACGTCGAAGTCGATTTCGACCTCTCCGACGTCATGTTCGTAGCCACTGCCAACACGCTGAACATCCCGGCGGCCCTGCTCGACCGGATGGAAGTTATCCGCCTGGCTGGCTACACGGAAGATGAGAAGGTCAACATCGCCATGCGCTATCTGCTACCCAAGCAGATCAAGGCCAATGGCCTGAAAAAGACTGAAATCGCTGTGGCCGACAGCGCCATTCGCGACATCGTCCGTTACTACACCCGCGAAGCCGGTGTCCGTGCCCTTGAACGCGAAATCTCGAAGATCTGTCGCAAGGTCGTCAAAACCCTGGTGCTGAAGAAGCGCGACAGCAAGATTGCCGTCAATGCCCGCAACCTCGACAAGTTCCTTGGCGTCCAGCGCTACAGCTTCGGCATGGCCGAAAAGGAAAACCAGGTTGGCCAGGTCACCGGTCTGGCGTGGACCGAAGTCGGCGGCGAACTGCTGACCATCGAATGCGCCAACATGCCGGGCAAGGGCAATATCCTGCGCACCGGCTCGCTCGGCGATGTCATGAAGGAGTCGGTCGAAGCTGCCCGCTCCGTGGTGCGCGCCCGCGCCCGTCGCCTCGGCATCAAGGACGAGGCCTTCGAGAAGACCGACATCCATATCCACGTGCCGGAAGGTGCGACGCCCAAGGACGGCCCGTCCGCCGGCAGCGCCATGACTACCGCCCTCGTCTCGTCCTACACCGGCATTCCGGTCCGCTGCGACGTCTGCATGACCGGAGAGATCACCCTGCGCGGCGAAGTGCTGCCCATCGGCGGTCTCAAGGAAAAGCTTCTGGCTGCCGTGCGTGGTGGCTTGAAGACGGCGCTGATCCCGGAAGAGAACGTCAAGGACCTCACCGAGATCCCCGACAATATCAAGAACAAGATCGAAATCGTCCCCGTCAGATGGATCGATCAAGTCCTTGAACGCGCCCTCGAGCGCATGCCGGAAGCCCTTCCTGAGCCGGCTGTTGCAGATTCTGCTGTACAGGCATCGGCTGACGCCGCGGCCGCAGCAACGGTGCTTACTCATTGATTTGCAAGGAAAGGATGCCGGCGTCTTACCGCCCGCCATCCTTTCCGTTTCCCGGCGCTAGGGAAATCCCCGAAAATCCGCTTGACACAAGGATTTCGCCGGATATATAAATCCGTCCTCGCAAAGTTTTCACCACTCCAAATCCATCCACTAGGGGACCATAATGAACAAGACTGAACTGATCGACTCCATCGCCACCCAAGCCGATATTTCCAAGGCAGCTGCCGGCCGTGCGCTGGATGCCGCCGTTGAAACCATCAAGGCTGCCCTCAAGGCTGGCGACACGGTCAATCTGATCGGCTTCGGCACTTTCTACGTCGGTGAGCGCGCTGCCCGTACCGGGCGCAATCCGCGCACCGGCAAGACCCTTGAAATCAAGGCCGCCAAGTCGCCGAAGTTCCGCGCCGGCAAGGGCCTGAAAGACGCCTGCAACTAATTCAGGCGAATGACGGGAAATCACCCCCATCTGTTCTACCGAACACCAGACCACGAACCCCGCCCACAAGGCGGGGTTTTTGTTGAATAATACGGCATGATGACTGCCAGCACAGAAAACGACCAGGACAAGAAAGGCGACGCCCTCAAGTCGCAACGCTTTCAGATGCTCGCCGACATTGCCAAGGAGCTGTCCGGCGAAGTCGTATTTCCCACCTATTTCGACGCCGTCCTGCGTCTGCGCAAGATTCTCAACGACCCCGAGCAGAGCATTGCCAATATTGCCCACGCCGTCTCGGTCGAGCCACTGATTTCCGCCAAGCTGCTGCATCTTGCCAATTCGGTTGCTTACAATCCCGGTGGACAGGTACTGGTTGATATCAAGTCAGCGATTACCCGACTGGGCGTCAACGCGGTACGAACCGCTTCCCTGGCCATCGTCATGACCCAGCTGCTGCGGGCCAAGGGCATGGCCGAATTTTCCGAGCTGACCCATTCGCTGTGGGACCACTCGATCAAGACCGCTGCCGCGGCCAATGTCATCGCCAGCCACACCTCCCGGCAGAATCGTGAGGAAGCCATGCTGGCTGGCCTGATCCACGATCTGGGGGCTTTCTACATGCTGTATCGCGCCACCCAGTACGAAGAACTCCGGCACCGGCCGGACACGGTCAAATACCTGATCATCCAGTGGCATGAAAGTATCGGCGTTTCGCTGCTCAACGCCCTCGGCATCCCGGAAGAAATCGTCGATGCGACGATTGACCATGATCGCATGCGTCCGACGCCGACGACCATCCGCAACCTGTCAGATACCATTTACGTGGCCAACATGCTCAGCGGCGGACATTTCGAATGGCTGATGCAGGACCAGGCCGAAATTCCGACGGAAATAGCACTTCTCGAAGAAAAATACGGCCACCTGCACCCGGAAATCGAGGCCATGGCAAGCGAGATGCATAGCAGCTTTGCCTGACCGGGCGGCCTTCAGCCCTTGCGGCCGTGGCCGGTCTTGACCTGTGTAGACGCCAGAATACCGCGCAGGATATTGATTTCGTCCTTCTCCAGACGAACCCGCCCAAACAGGCGCCGCAGCTTGGGCAGCAAACGCCCCGGCTGCTCCGGATTGAAGAATCCGGTATCGGTCATGACCGCTTCAAGGTGACCATACAACCCCTCCACCTCATCATGGGTGGCAACCGGCGAAGCAAAAGGCGTCACCCCTTGTTCGACCATCGGCGGCCGTTCAGCATAGGCCGCCATGCGGCACTCGTAGCTGAGCACCTGAACGGCTGAACCCAGGTTGAGGGAGCTGAAGTCGGGATTGGTCGGAATCGTCACCGCCGCATGGCAATGCAGAATTTCATCATTACTCAGGCCAACCGTTTCGTTGCCGAAGACCAGAGCCACTTCACCCTGCCCTGCTTCAGCGATCAAGCGCGCCACCGTTTCGCGCGGCGCTCCGAGCACCGGCCCGATATCGCGCTGACGCGCCGAAAGAGCGACAACAAACGAAGTGCCAACCAGCGCCTCCTTGAGCGACCCGGTAACCACGGCATTGTGCAGGACGTCTACGGCTGACGTCGCCCGGGCATCCGCCTCCGGATCCGGAAACTGCTTTGGCTCCACCAGGTAAAGATTGGTCAGGCCCATCGTCTTCATGGCGCGGGCCGCTGCACCGATATTCCCGGGATGACTCGTGCGACACAGGACCACTCTGATACGGGACAGCAGGACTTCAGGCTTCATGGTGTAAAATTCGGTCTTTCAAATATAGATTGGGCGGCCTCGGCCACCCGTCAGCTCTTTAAGCTCATGCATCCAACCCTGAATATCGCCATCAAGGCAGCGCGTCGTGCCGGCCAGATCATCAATCGCGCCTCCAACGACCTCGACCTGCTCAAAGTCACCGCCAAGCAACCCAACGACTTCGTCACCGAAGTCGACAAGGCTGCCGAAGCCGCGATTATCGAAGTCCTGATGGAAGCCTATCCCAACTACGGCATTCTAGCAGAGGAGTCCGGCCAGACTGCCGGCAAGGGTGGCGATGAGACCGAGTACCAGTGGATCATCGATCCGCTCGATGGCACCACCAACTTCATCCACGGTATGCCGCAGTATGCCGTCTCGATCGCCCTGGCCAAGGGTGGCATTATCGAACAGGCCGTCGTTTTCGACCCCAATCGCAATGAGCTGTTTACCGCCAGCAAGGGTGCTGGAGCCTTTCTCAACGAGCGCCGCATCCGCGTCTCCAAGCGCACCAAGTTGCAGGATTCGCTGATTGGCACCGGCTTCCCCTACCGCATGTTCGATCATATCGATACCTACCTCGCCATCTTCAAGGAACTGGCCCAGAAGACCGCCGGCCAGCGCCGCCCTGGCGCCGCCTCGCTCGACCTCGCCTACGTCGCCTGTGGCCGCTACGACGGCTTCTGGGAATTTGGCCTGTCCCCGTGGGACATGGCGGCGGGCGCGCTGCTCATCTCCGAAGCGGGCGGCCTGGTCAGTGACCTGCGTGGCGATGCCAGCTACCTTGAAACCGGCAACCTCATTGCCGGTACCCCCAAGGTCTTTGCCCCGCTGCTCAAGCTGGTTCAGGACAAGTTGCCGGACTCCATCCGCGGCTGATCAACCGGCTTCGGCCCCATGAAAAAAGCGCCCAAGGGCGCTTTTTTCATGGGCCCGCCATATCAGCAGAAAGCCATCGCCAGAACAGCCGGATCATCAATCGGATTGATCAGCGCATACCCGGTAATCCTGTGAAGTCAGGACCAGTCCTGAAACGAACCGCTGGCAATCGGTTCAGGCATTGATCGGTCGGTGTGAGTTGATGGGGTTAGCGGCACTACGGGGAAGACCGTGGAGACACGGTAGGCCGGTATTGGGTTGCCATTGCCTCCGTTTTCTCCTCCGATAGCTTAACTACCCATACTAAATCCATGAGCCAAAAGGGGATTTTTAGTTGTCCCCAAAACCTGTGGATAACTCTGTGAACAACACCTGTAAATTGATGTTAAATCTCAGTCTGACAAGGGTTTTGGTTACGTTGATGCAATAAGAGGCTATCGTCAAAGCCCTGAATTGGTGCGGATTCACGGGGTTCTTACATTTGGCAATTCACCCCAAGTGAACTGCTTTCCCTCTCTGTAACCAATGGTAACAAGTGGGGATAAGTCAAGTCTTGACACCTAATATTTTCTTATTTAATTGCTCGAGCCGAAGACCGGCAATAGCACATCGTCCATCCATGTGGTCGCCAACACTGTCCCTCCGGCTATCCCCAAGGATGGTGCCTATGTAATGGGTGAGGCAAAAGTTGTCATTGTTGACATGTGCGAGGACAAGGTCCTCCTGAAACCCATGACCGGCAGCCAAACTGAACCCTCACACAGGCCTTAGCGTCTCAGGTGATGCCATCCAATCACTACTCATATTAGGGATGTAGATTGGGGGTACAACAAAAAAGCGCCCCGAAAGGCGCTTTAATTGGTGTGTTCTGGCGGAGGAGGCGGGATTCGAACCCGCGGTAGGGGATTACCCTACACACGCTTTCCAGGCGTGCGACTTAAACCACTCATCCACCCCTCCGGAAGCCGCGCATTGTAGCAGAATAGACCGATTGGTCAAAGAAACTTTCGGACAAAAGCGAGTCCGAGCCAGAGCATCAGGACAACGACGAAGGTGATGCAGCCGATCAGGACGGGGCTGGCTGTACCGGGCATCAGCATCGCCAGCAACCGGCGCGGTGGGGAGGTAATCAAGGCAAACAACTGATAAATCCGATTGTCAGCCCGCTTGCGTCCGGCAATCACATACAGAACTCCCTGCCCCAGCAGGCACCAACCAAGCATTTCGACAATGGCCCGCAGGGCGCCGATCAGGAAAAGGCTCACTGCAGATCAGTCGTCCTCGACACCGTATTCTATGTCGAGCTTTTTCATCTGGCGGTTGTACCACCAGATAATCAACAGGTAGATGACCAAAGCCCCCTGGGCGGCCATGTAGAAGCCGAGGGGAAAGCCGAGAATGATAACTTCGTTGATGCTGCGCGAAAACCAGGTCAGTCCGAAGGTGACGAGGCCCCAGAAAAGCAGCAGGATGAAGGTCAGGCGGCGACTCTTCTGCCAATGAATGTCGGCGGCGGGCATTACGATTCCGTTCCGTTGCGATAGCGGATGGTCTTGAGGAAGCTGGCAGCTCGGGGATCAGGCTTGGTCATCAGGCTGACCACAATGATGGTGCAGAAACCAGCGACGACACCAAAAAGTCCGCTTGAGGTGGACTGGATATGGAACCATGGCTCCATGTTGAACCCACTGATCCCGAGCAAGGGGATGCTGTCGAACTCGACCCGAATGATGTAATAAATGGACAACAGGACACCGACCACCATGCCGGCCAGGGCGCCGGCGCGGGTAGCCTTTTCCCAGAAGATACCGAGGACCAGAGCGGGGAAAAAGGCCGAACCGGCAATGGAGAATGCCCAGGAAACCATGGAGAGAATGGTGCCGGGCTTTTGCGCGGCCACCGTGGCGGCGAGAATGGCAACCACCAGCAGCATGGACTTCGAGATCACCAGCCGGAAGTGGGTTGAGGCTTCCGGGCGGAAGATGCGGTAGTAAACATCATGGGACAACGATGTCGTGATGGTCAGAAGCAGGCCATCCGCTGTCGATAGCGCCGCGGCCAGACCGCCAGCGGCAACCAGACCGGATACCACATAGGGCATGCCGGCAATTTCCGGTGTCGCCAGCACGATGACGTCCGGATTCAGCGACAGTTCAGCCAGTTGGAGAATACCGTCGGCGTTGATGTCCTCGATACTGACCAGCCCGAGCTTCGCCCAGGCGGCGACCCAGCCCGGCAATTTGGCAATGGGTATTTCGGCCAGATGGGTGAGTACTTCAAATTTGGCAAAGACCGCGTAAGCCGGCGCAGTGATGTAAAGCAAGAGGATGAACAACAGCGACCAGAACACCGACTCGCGAGCCTGGCGGACGGTCGGTGTCGTGTAGTAGCGCGTCAGCACATGCGGCAAGGCGGCCGTTCCGATGGTCAGGCAGAAGATCAACGCAAGAAAATTGATGCGCATGATGTCCTGTTCCTCGACGGTCTCGCCGGGAAAGGCTTCAGCATGATGAATTGGCGGCTTGCTCCGCTCAACAGCCAGAAACATGGCCTCTTCCCAGCGCGCCCTGGCCTGCTCGGGGTCACGAGGCAAATCACGATACTGCCTTTCCAGCGCAACGATGTCTTTCATCTGGGCATCGCTGGCTTTGAGCTGATTGATCTGCTTCGCCAGGTTTTCGCGTTCGAAATTGAGCGACTGCGGCAGCTGCATGATCTTCTGGGCATAGAGGTCAGCGCGCTCGTGAAAAAGTTGGCGGACTTCGAGCTCAGCCGGTCGCTGGAACAGGTCATCTTCAAGCAGAGATACCTGTTGCAGGACCCGGCCATAGACCAGTTGCGGCACCGGATTACCAGTCTGGTTGTAGGAAAGGATGGCAACCGGCGTGATGTAGGCAACAATCAGGATCAGGTACTGGGCCACCTGCGTCCACGTCACCGCCCGCATCCCCCCCAGGAAGGAACAGACGAGGATGCCGGCGAGGCCGACGAAAACACCGATCTCGAACTGCAAGCTGACAAAGCGGCTGGTGATGACACCGACGCCATAAATCTGCGCTACTACGTAAACGAAGGATGCCAGAATTACCGCCCCGACCGCGACCAGCCGAATGGCATTGCCGCCGTAACGGGCCCCGAGAAAGTCAGGGATGGTGTATTGGCCGAAACGCCGCAAATACGGGGCCAGCAAGAGCGCCACCAGCACGAAGCCGCCAGTCCAGCCGATGACGTAGGCCAGCCCCTGAAAACCCGACAGATAGAGAGTGCCCGCCAGGCCAATGAACGAGGCGGCGCTCATCCAATCGGCACCGGTCGCCATGCCATTGAAGAAGGCCGGTACACGCCGACCCGCCACGTAGTACTCGGAAACGTCGGAAGTCCGGCAGACGATGCCGATCAGCGCGTACATCGAGATGGTGAAGAACAGGAAGGCGTAACCGATCCAGCGGGGCGGCATGCCGTGTTGTTCGAGCACGGCAAGCGCCCCGATGAATGCCAGGAAGGTACCTGTGTAATACAGGTAGTAGCGCTGCAGCCTGGACAATGACGCGAACATCCTTGCCGGGCTAGTGATTTCGCCGCAGGAAACTGCTCGCCCGCGACTCGTCGATCAGGTGAGCCGCCGTATCGACCTGCTTGCCGACGGCGCGCACCGTCATCATCTGGAAGATGCGGGCCAGCAACAAGGTATTGGCCATCGCATCGCGCCGTCCGCTACCCGCATCAAGGCCAAAGACCTCGATCCAGTGATCGAGCGGCATGACAGAATCCCCCTTGTCCTCGAACATCGACGGCAGCAACCAGGCCAGATCAACCCACTGCGGCTGGAAATCGACGCCGAGCCGTTCCTTGAAGGCGCGCTGGAGAAAACCGCCGACATAGGGAATATGGTAGGTGACGAGCGGTGACTTGGCGGCAAACAACAAAAATGCTGTCAGTTGCCGGTCGACCGCAGCCCCCTCCCCGTCCAGTGTCGAAAAATCGACATAAAAGGTATCGTCCGGCTGGATCGCCCCTTTCCAGATCGAGCTGGCGGCCAGCCCGAGCAGACGGTCGCTGTCGGGGTTGGGTCCGCTGCTGACGATATCGACGACGACGTAGCGGGTATGAAAGTGCATGTCGTCCAGCGATGGTGCCGGGCTGGCCCGCCAGACATCGAGCGAGGCCCGCACATCATCCGGCAGATTGGCCGACGCACTGCCCCGGAACAGGAATTTCTTGAGTCCGAGCATGGTCATTGCACCTGGTAGTCGAGTTTGAGGCGCGTCTGGATCTTGCGTGCCTGACGGAAGGACTCCTTCAGGATCCGGCGATCCAGTTCATTGAGCGTGTCGGGATCGATCAGGTTGTCGCCCTGGGTGCCCGGTTCACCTTCCAGATATTGGTGCTGCAAGCGCAGCAACTGAATGAAATTGAGGCCTTCAAGCACCGCGTTGATTTCTTCGCTGCGGATCGACAGACGCTGCGAAGCGAGACGCAGGCGCTGGATCGAATTGGTGTTGTGCACACCACTGGCCATGGCGTAGATGCGGGCCACGTCGACAAAGATGCGCGAGCCATATTTCTTGAGGTCGATCTTGCCCGGATGGCCGGGTTCAAGATCGGTCAGGAAGTCGCGAATCTTGCCGAGCGGCGGTTCGACATCCAGGGCATTCTTGGCCATGGCGCGCAGGAACATCGGGTTCGATGCCGTCTGCGCCAGCAAATGGCGGCGCATGGCATCCGCCAGTTCGGCCTTGCCGTAGAGCGGACGGAAGTCGAAGAAGATGGTCGCGTTGAGCAAGGCATCCGGCTGCGGCATGCGAATCCAGTTGGAGAACTGCTCCTTCCATTCCGCCAGCGTCAGGCACCACTGCGGGTTGCTCGCCATGATGTTGCCCTTGCACAGCGGGAAGCCAACACGGTCGAGATCGTTATTGACGTCCAGCGCGTAGGCCAGGAAGCGCTGTTTCAGCGCCTCGGCTGAAGTCCCCTCGGGCGGCGCGAAAACGATACCGTTATCCTGGTCGGTACTGAAGGTCTGCTCATCACGTCCTTCCGAACCAAAGGCCAGCCAGGCCCATTCGATACCGTCGAAATTGTGCTTTTCAAGGTTGAGCTGAATGACGCGACGGGTCAGCGCATCATTCAGGGCAGAAATGAACTGGGTCAGCTGCTCGGAACCAACACCCTGAGCCAGCATGTTGAACGACAACTGGCGAACATCGGCGGCTGCCTGTTGCAGCGCCTCGACATTGTGCGCCCCATCGATCGACTGGCGAATCTGACGCAGACCGACACGCTGCAACGAGAACAGGTCACGCTCCGAAACAACGCCGGTCAGCTTGCCTTCGGCATCGGTCACCAAGACATGGCGAATGCCGTGCGTCGCCATGGCAAACATCGCATCGTAGGCCGTCGCGTGCTCTTCAATCATGAAGGGATTGGCCGACATGGCCTGGCTAACCGGTGAGGTCAGCGGGAGATCGGCCAGGACGACACGGTCGAGCAGGTCGGTCCGGGTAAACACGCCGACCGCCTTGCGGTCTTCACCGGCCACCACCAGTGAGCCGATACCGGCCTTGGACATGGTTTCCAGCGCAGTACGCAAGGGCGTTTCGGGCGATACCGTGATCGGCGAACGCGAGCCAATGCCAGCCAGCGGGGAGTTTAGGGTCTGTTGTTCACTGGCGCGCTGGGAGAACTGCAACTGCAACTGGCGACGCGACTGGTCGAGCAGGCTGGCGATGTAGCGGGTACAGAACAGGTTGAATTCGGGGCTGGATGCCAGCAGTGCAAGGAAGTCATCGGCCGGCAACTGGTAGCAGAAGGTATCCTCGACGGCCGTATACATATTGGTCGACGGCCGGCCAGCCGTCACGGCGCCGATCGGAAAGCTTTCCCCGGGACTCAGGCTGAGGATCGAATATTCGGTGACGGTGACTTCACCCGCCTGACGGGCCTGTACCTTGCCCGATTCGATCAGATAGAAATAGCGGACCTTGCCGGAATCCGGACCGATAATCAGGCTGCCGGCAGCATAAAAGACGATCTTCGCCTTTTCCGCGAAGCGCTGCAGCGCATCCGGCTGCATCTTGTTGAACGGCGCATGGTTGCGCAGGAATGCCTGCGTATTTCCGGCCATCCGGGTGCGTCCATCCTGGCGCAGCGACATTTCCACCTGGCCGACGGCCTGTTCTTTTTCCTGCCCTGTTTGCTGTTGCGTACTCACGACAACCTCATTTTTCTTCAAAGTGCATAGTTTAACTTGAGACGTTGTTGCAGG
The DNA window shown above is from Dechloromonas sp. HYN0024 and carries:
- a CDS encoding DUF294 nucleotidyltransferase-like domain-containing protein: MSLRQDGRTRMAGNTQAFLRNHAPFNKMQPDALQRFAEKAKIVFYAAGSLIIGPDSGKVRYFYLIESGKVQARQAGEVTVTEYSILSLSPGESFPIGAVTAGRPSTNMYTAVEDTFCYQLPADDFLALLASSPEFNLFCTRYIASLLDQSRRQLQLQFSQRASEQQTLNSPLAGIGSRSPITVSPETPLRTALETMSKAGIGSLVVAGEDRKAVGVFTRTDLLDRVVLADLPLTSPVSQAMSANPFMIEEHATAYDAMFAMATHGIRHVLVTDAEGKLTGVVSERDLFSLQRVGLRQIRQSIDGAHNVEALQQAAADVRQLSFNMLAQGVGSEQLTQFISALNDALTRRVIQLNLEKHNFDGIEWAWLAFGSEGRDEQTFSTDQDNGIVFAPPEGTSAEALKQRFLAYALDVNNDLDRVGFPLCKGNIMASNPQWCLTLAEWKEQFSNWIRMPQPDALLNATIFFDFRPLYGKAELADAMRRHLLAQTASNPMFLRAMAKNALDVEPPLGKIRDFLTDLEPGHPGKIDLKKYGSRIFVDVARIYAMASGVHNTNSIQRLRLASQRLSIRSEEINAVLEGLNFIQLLRLQHQYLEGEPGTQGDNLIDPDTLNELDRRILKESFRQARKIQTRLKLDYQVQ
- a CDS encoding sodium:solute symporter family protein, whose protein sequence is MFASLSRLQRYYLYYTGTFLAFIGALAVLEQHGMPPRWIGYAFLFFTISMYALIGIVCRTSDVSEYYVAGRRVPAFFNGMATGADWMSAASFIGLAGTLYLSGFQGLAYVIGWTGGFVLVALLLAPYLRRFGQYTIPDFLGARYGGNAIRLVAVGAVILASFVYVVAQIYGVGVITSRFVSLQFEIGVFVGLAGILVCSFLGGMRAVTWTQVAQYLILIVAYITPVAILSYNQTGNPVPQLVYGRVLQQVSLLEDDLFQRPAELEVRQLFHERADLYAQKIMQLPQSLNFERENLAKQINQLKASDAQMKDIVALERQYRDLPRDPEQARARWEEAMFLAVERSKPPIHHAEAFPGETVEEQDIMRINFLALIFCLTIGTAALPHVLTRYYTTPTVRQARESVFWSLLFILLLYITAPAYAVFAKFEVLTHLAEIPIAKLPGWVAAWAKLGLVSIEDINADGILQLAELSLNPDVIVLATPEIAGMPYVVSGLVAAGGLAAALSTADGLLLTITTSLSHDVYYRIFRPEASTHFRLVISKSMLLVVAILAATVAAQKPGTILSMVSWAFSIAGSAFFPALVLGIFWEKATRAGALAGMVVGVLLSIYYIIRVEFDSIPLLGISGFNMEPWFHIQSTSSGLFGVVAGFCTIIVVSLMTKPDPRAASFLKTIRYRNGTES